GCTTAAATCAACAAGTtccaaaataacaaaaataagtaaacGACAGGTAAAAACGTGCATCTTACGTCCggagaaaaacaagaaatttacttaaatatatttttcataatatataaatgcactTCACTTGGCCTCAGTATTCTTTCACAATCTTGGACTTCTCCACAATGTATCTCCCCTCCTTGTATTTCTCTCTTGCATCAAAAGCTCTCACATAAGTCCACCCCATTTCCTCCCCACATTTGCTGCAGAATATGTTAGCAATTGTGTAGTAACCAGTCATCAGTTGTTTGTCCTCCTTTGCCCCAACCACAATGTTCATTGCGTGCCCAAACATATATGCTTGCCCAGTTTTTGCCTacaataataatcaaaataattaattagaagcttgcaaattaaattaaattaaatatttgattttaataattacaatatcagGAGTTATAGAACAATTGTCAATTGAGTTCCGTGAAAAAATAGGGCATAACTTTTATCATTGATTATGCTgtgaaattaaacaaaattaaatatttcatcaattttcctAACAATGtcttaattacaattatctcTATTTGTTTGATAATACAAATACCACTTTGGTACTAACAGTtgtatagtaaatattttttcgtgACAACTCATTAtagagggtatttataatttattaaacgaTCACTAATTTTaaaggatatttgtaattttttaaacaacaacgagctatttacaattataacaaattttaaaaaaattattataatttacccttacaagttcttcctccttttccttttgggggtaaattcttgaattaaatgaatttccAACAATAAATAATGGATTGATTCCCAGTTTGAGCAAGCAATAATTTGGATGTcaccaatttaattaattatttcaccACATCCaagtaatatacatatatataatatttttgtgatggAAAACACAACATATAttcctaaataaataaaaaagattgaaaattcaCCTTAAAAGACTTGGAAAGTAGATCCTGATGTAGAGCAATAGGGTTCCTGCAGTTTCTGCAGCTGTAAATTGGGCGGCCTGTCATTTCCCCCATTTTTCaactgaaatatatatatcaaaattattaattaagacaatgaaaaaagaaatatatagaagTGGGAGAGTAGTTGATGCTCTGCCGAGAAAGAAGAAGCGCAGAAGCAGCTGCGAACCTCAAGAGAGGATGACTttagttgaagaaaaaaagcCAAGGCCTTGACTTCAAGACTTggtgtaaataaaaaataataattatatatattatatcaatattaataatttgagtaatacattcatataataataatttcaatatacttatatatttgatgtggCTTAATACATGATTAAGAATATTGTATGAGCTctttaatcttaatttttaataaataaaaatacatttatgattttgttattatttcacttTCCTTGTATATAATTGGCGTTTTTCTTCCCAAAGTATAATGAtctgtttatataattttaaattctaatagtTTGATGGCTTTTTCGGTCATtgttataaaatgaaaattttattattctaatatcttaaattacgtcttaattaattattttaaatactttaacaatttatttctaaaataagattaaatatcgttaaactcttaaaatattttataagatgtaaaagcttataaaatattttaaataagtttaatatGAGTTTGTAAAATAGTACATGTCAGAACGATCAAATCTGATTTAAGTAGAAAAGTGGgaccataattataaaaacatagGTTAAAACTATCAAATTTGGGGTATTTGTATACTTTAATATGTGGATTGAagttcttaattttaattcaaaataggaaaatttatataaggttaaaataaaaattgataaaatgaaaCTTGGAAGGGTAATAAAaccagaaaaggaaaaggaaaaaaaaaataaaaattgtaaaggGTGCTTTTTTGAGTTGGCGGATACATAGAAAAGCTGAGCTGTTACGTTTGCTCAATTTCTTTCGTTCCTGCTCTAATTCTTACTTCTGTTCGATAAAAAATCAGAACCCAAAAACCCTAATCAACCGTATAGACTTTCTTTACTTCGCTTCTTCTCTTAATTCATCGTGAATACTCATGGCGGATGCTTATTGGAGGTATAGCGACGGCAGGCAGCAGCCAGCGGCCCTTACTCCTCACGTGGTGAAACGGCCCCGTTCCGACTATGGTAATTCTCTGTTCAATTATCGATTGATCTCTGGAGTTATGTATGAGGCGAATCCTGTGAATTATTTTGGGTGCGGGTGAGAAGGTTTggggttttttttaattttattttatatttcgtGTTGGTAAAATTGGGGTTTAGAACAAGCTAGCATTTTGCGAGAATGATGTTTTAAGAATAAGTAGTGAAGTgcaaattgattttatttagcttaatttgtttgaattggTTGGGTGAAGTATTTAACCTTAGTTGAGATATGTTGGAATGTAGGTTAAAttaatgggtaaattataatctCTAGGAGTTTGGTTGTGATTCAGTCATTTAACGGCTGCTtgatttgtgattttattttattttaacaaagtCTCATTTTCGGATATGCTAAAATGCATTCAAACAAAGGAGCATTAGCATAATTGGGGGTTTGTTAGGTTTCACATAGTGATTCGCGTTTTCATGTTTCTGATCAGGGTTATCAATTGATGACTTTGGATGCATATGTGAACCATGTTTCCCTTTATTGGTTTGTCAACTGATTTACCTTAATTATGTAGAGATCCCTAGCAGGCACGACTTGTCTGGCTACTATGCCCGTGAGGATGATAGGGGAGGATTGCGCGTTATTAGAGATACTGACTCCATTAATGCATCATATGATCGCTACCTGCGCAGCACGGTATTCACTTTGTCAGTTGTTTTCAAATTTGTGGGGATTAATTGGTTCATTTGTCAGGCTATATTTGCTGTATGTGAATGTTCAAAAATATTGGTTTAATGTACCAGCAAATGCCATCATATGGTGGTGACTCAGGAAGATCTATGAGCAGTGGACTTGGTGGACATCATCATGTTGATGATCCACGTGTCATGGCAGTGGGAGGATCAGAACCAGCAGCAAGTACAAAAATCCGGTCTATTGGGGTAGAAGCAGTGCAGCCAGAAATTTCACTTCCTCCCGATGCTAGCAGCACGTTGTTTGTAGAGGGCTTGCCTGCGAATTGCACTCGCAGGGAAGTATGCCGTATCCTTTCTGTTGTATAATGTGTATTTTTCTGCTAGTTTTGTTGCTTTAATTTGGTTTGCAGATATATTTCGCCCATTCGTAGGATATAAAGAAGTAAGGCTTGTAACTAAAGAATCAAGACACGTAAGAATGTGTTTGATCATAGAAGTTATATGTTCTAGCTGTGTTTTTACTTTAATGATAATGCCTGAAATTAACCTGTGCAGCCTGGGGGTGATCCACTAGTGCTTTGCTTCGTTGATTTTCAGAGTCCAGCTCATGCAGCCACAGCGATGGATGCTTTACAAGGTAAGGTTGGCCCATGATTCAATGTTGTTTCCAATGCAAAAGCACTTTTGACTTGGAAAGGATTGGTCTGGTCCTCCTTTTGTTTCCCAATAGATTAGTTGGATTCATTTCAATTCTCTGTGAATGCAGAATTCGTAAAAAGAGTAATCCTTTGTTTTTAATCGTCATATACTGTGTGTGAGAACAAAGATTCCTTGATCTTTTGGGGCAATGGAACTTGATGGGGGTTGTGGGATATCAGCTTCCATTGAACAACTTGAATATAGTTAGTAATGGCCTGCTATGGGGCAAATGACGAATGGTGTGAGGCCAGGGCCATTCTTCCCCAATCTGTTTCTCATGAACAATTTGGCCATAGTGCAATGACAATTGGCTTGGGCTAGAGCAGTTCTTAACAGGCCAAAAGCCATTCTTCAGTGCCTTTTTTAAGGCGCGTGGTACACCCATGGTGCTTTCTTTTGAAGAGAGACCAGTCAGTCGGATTATTTTGATAGAAAGGGGGGAAGAGCTAAGAAGCCTCTCAACAGCTGCTCCAGTGTTTCTCTCTTAGCATGTATACCTTCCACTTccgtcttttttctttccccaGGCTCGGTTTtgctcttttcctttttattttttcctttgccTTCCCATTCTTTTTGCTAGTCCGTTTTGCtctcgtttttcttttttctgtttttgttttgcttttataatttttgcaaattttcatattgtaAGTATTGAATTCGagttaaaacttttatattgctaaactattgaaaatattgttaaaagtATGTGAGTCTATTGCTGAAGTATTGCTCGCATAGCACAAAGAATTTTACTTTGCTGAGATAAATGTCCATATTGGTTAAATAAGAGCTGAAATTGAtcggatttaattaaataatggcTGAAATTTGTGTGACCCAAGTTCTCTTCTTCGTAatctttatatttgtatagCAGTACTTTTATCGAAAGCCACTAATACCAAAAGcataaaatttacttatgcAATTGCGCAATTCGCTTCAACAACACCCGCCGTGTGCCATGCCCCATGGCTCTGGGGCACTTTTGCACTGTGGTACATTGGCCTTAAACAACTATGAACTTGGCATCATTACCAATCTGTCCAGACAATTGTTAGTTTCATTTGAATGGGACCGAAAGCATGATAAGTCAATGTGGCTGGCAGAAGACTGTCATTTGCATGAGTGCTTACTCCTCTCTCAGTACATTTCTCAAAAGGTCTGGCTTGTGTAGTGTGGATTCCTCCCCAACTAAGAAGACATCTACTCTGAATTGCCACACATGAAACTGAGCACAATGTTGCCAAGAAATAGCCCACTTGTCATTTTTGACTGATTCTTGGTCCTAACTCCTTACCTAAGCACTAGAGGTGGATAGAGAATTAGGAATATCTCAATTGTTTTCGTGGTTATTGCGAGTCTTGTGGAATTATGAAAATCGTGATGATTGTATGCATTATAAGGGTACATCCAGTGGAATGGAAAAAATAAGGAGTGAAATTGCGTAGCATTAATGGGGTGTCGTGACCTTTTTGAGACTAAGTTCAGAATTTGACAGGAGTTCTAGGTCACTACTTCATGAGTTGGAGTATGTATTCTGGAAAGTGAAATATGGATCTTGGTTTGAAGTTTCTCGGTTCATTATCTAACTTTTTCCATCAGAATAAGGAACATGCTCTAGAGAATGTTAGGCTTCTGTATACCTGGAACCAGATAATGAACTTTGGTATATAGATCACCTGTCCAAGTTGGACATGCATCTCCCCTTTTCACTTGGTTGTGCCTTCCTCTTTATTTCTGGGGAAACTAGAATATTGAACACTTCTCTACAGTAACTAAATGGAGCTGAAGCTTTTGCGGGTTTTGATTTAGTTTAGCTGTAAGTATCACGAATCAGCCTTCATTACAGCAGAAAGAAAAGTGTTGGATGCACTTGGTTCCTCAAAGGAAAAGTTTGTGTTTCCTTGGGTAAACTGAAAATTAGCTTTGATTGGGTGGCATCATATTATTCTGTGGTTTTGGTGTGGCCATTACAATTGATGCTCAGtaagaaattttcataatatagcTTGTCCCTGAACTTCAACATTGATGCTAATGGGTGCATCAATATTTTGTTACGGGTGCCAAAAGCCATTTTATCTTCatctaattattttgaaaaaggataaattagaTGTAAATACTCTAGGTTTAATTTGAAACTAGAGATTACTTGATGAAATCTCATCCTGTGTCAATTTGTTGCATTATGTAGCAAGAAAACAAGGATATTATGAAACTAATATCCCCATTTACGTTTTCTAGAAAAGATTGTATTGTTCTAGTACCTATAATTTACTGATTCTGTTGTTCAATATAACAACTATTTAATTGATCAAATGGGCACTCAAGAAGTTAAAATAGTGAAGTGAAAATGACAACCCCTGACACAATCTGTTTTCTGACATCTCTGGTTTTCCATAATAATTCAAAGCGACAGTTGGGACCATAAGATAGTCGAGCTAAATGTTGCaggttataaatttgatgaacaTGACCGTGACTCAGCTCACTTAAGGATTCAATTTGCTCGCCATCATGGTGCAAGGTCAGGGGGCGGGCATCGTGGGAAACGTTGATATTATGGCTTGACAGGTGACAAATACTATCTGTACAGGCTTGAACGTTTATTGTTAATGGCGATTTCGGTTTTACTGAAAGTTACCATTGGTCAACAAATCGCTCTGAACGTGAAACAGCGCTTCTTTGTAGGACCTACTGAGTGAGGAGATCATGAGTTGTGTGTACCAAAGACTTGGAGTTTCATGAAATCTTTGCAGACTGCTTAAGACTCAGTGGGTTTACATCAACTGCAGGGATACATGTTTGCATTTAGAGCTGTTTGCCTTTCCCTTCCCTTTAGTTTATTGCTAGAGTACAGTGTTGTCACCGTATTTGAAAACTATGTAATAAGTGCTGGTAATTTGGAGGCTACCTTGTGTAACTGCTGGTGTGATGGTGAATTATCAGCGTAAGATTATCATTTTGTTTGCATTACAGATTCCTTGGTTTTTAGACATGTTGCTTGTCCCTAGGGGGCAACTAGTGGATTGGGCTCAAAATCTCCTACTAGAGGTTTTGGGTTCGAACTCGGGTGAGTGCATAACTgagatgtgtgtgtgtgtgtttgatgTCCTTTTTTGAAGGAGGTTCTGCTCACTCCTGTTCCCGCCCAGCTCGCTGTAGTTAAAAGTGGATTTCGCTTCTCGCACTCTCTTTATGTGGTTTTGGAACTTTCTTTAACTTACACAATTTGGGCGAATCTGTGGTAATCTGCGTCTTAACTATTTTGGAATACACGTATGGATGCGGTTTTACCTTTATGTCTCCATGTAGGCTTTAATCttttgttttacaaaacaggaaatttcaagaatctcttgtttaattaatattctacCATACTTGACTGAGGACTCAATCAAATCTATAATTTCCCGTATTTCATGCTAATTCTGCATCATGCTGATCTGCTTGCTTTTTCCCCCTTTATTTTAAGTAGTGGTGTAATGGGGATTAAGATCTAGGTTGCCATAatcagaaaattatattaggaTTGCCCCCAAATTCTAGGATTTCTTTGGGAAAccttaagtttattttattgtttattttattgagttttgCAGTCTTGATGACTAGTTTATCTCAGCACTTAAAAACCTAAATATTATGTTCATTGATTTGAGGGTTGTAAATGCTGTATGGTGGAAGGTATTTTGAAATGAGTTGGTGGTATCTTCCATTTGTGGTCTCTTTCCTTTACTGTTTGCGATTAAGATTAATGACCTCAAGGAGGTCTTGTTTTAGTCGAACAGCTCTCAGCTTAACTTTCCTTCTGGGCTAATCTCAGAAAGATTTCCGTTTTCCCAATACACTACTTTTCAAAGCGCTTCTGGTTAACCGTCCTGTCTCATTCCTGTTGCTGTATGCTTCGTGCAAAGCAGCATTTCACCTTTTGGATTCCAGCCATGAAAAACCAagacatttattaaaaaatttggggTATCGTTGGACGGGTGACTTTTTATTTCTGTGTCTTCATCATCTAGGTACAGTTGGTTGTCACCCACGGAGANNNNNNNNNNNNNNNNNNNNNNNNNNNNNNNNNNNNNNNNNNNNNNNNNNNNNNNNNNNNNNNNNNNNNNNNNNNNNNNNNNNNNNNNNNNNNNNNNNNNNNNNNNNNNNNNNNNNNNNNNNNNNNNNNNNNNNNNNNNNNNNNNNNNNNNNNNNNNNNNNNNNNNNNNNNNNNNNNNNNNNNNNNNNNNNNNNNNNNNNNNNNNNNNNNNNNNNNNNNNNNNNNNNNNNNNNNNNNNNNNNNNNNNNNNNNNNNNNNNNNNNNNNNNNNNNNNNNNNNNNNNNNNNNNNNNNNNNNNNNNNNNNNNNNNNNNNNNNNNNNNNNNNNNNNNNNNNNNNNNNNNNNNNNNNNNNNNNNNNNNNNNNNNNNNNNNNNNNAAATCCCCCCTTTTCTGTGGATTCAAACTAGTAATTTCTGCTTAAGCAGTTGACAGATTCAGTTGTGGCAATACTAAAGTTCTTGTAAGTTGTTGAGGTGTTGATTCCATTAGAGATTTTGCTGAGATAGGAAAAGGGAAACCTCTGCGATTGTCGGGTGAAGTCTCTTAGTGGTGGTTGTATGATTTCATATGCTACAGTTGAGGCATGCCTATGTATTTCCCTAATGATGTCCCGGTATTTCGTACGAATTATACCAAATGGTCCTTCACTAGTTTATTTGTCATACAAAGAAAAGCAAGCATAGATTCTGAGAAGTTCTGACCGTTCAAGGTCTAAGTATGGTGTATGGCATTATGCAGAATTTCCTTATTGGAAGCAGAATTACTGGCATTTCCTTATTGGAAGCAGAATTTGAACCTAGTTGAAGTTCTTATGAAGGTCTTTGTGTGGGGTAACATTTGCTTATTTCACTGTTGTTGCTTCGATATATACACAATTTGCTTTGCCGGTGTTTTGGGATTGGCGTGCTCTTTTCTGTGCATTGGGAGCACAAGTTTACCCCATTGACTTCTGGTAAAGGGCTTTATGAGAAGATTATCTGCTTATAGTTATTAAACTGAACATGTCTGTAGGTATGTCTTAGGTGTTGCACGGTTATAGTTTCTGTTGTAAATCGAGCAGAATGATCTTTTCCTAATTCTTC
The window above is part of the Sesamum indicum cultivar Zhongzhi No. 13 linkage group LG7, S_indicum_v1.0, whole genome shotgun sequence genome. Proteins encoded here:
- the LOC105166762 gene encoding protein yippee-like At4g27745, whose amino-acid sequence is MGEMTGRPIYSCRNCRNPIALHQDLLSKSFKAKTGQAYMFGHAMNIVVGAKEDKQLMTGYYTIANIFCSKCGEEMGWTYVRAFDAREKYKEGRYIVEKSKIVKEY
- the LOC105166763 gene encoding RNA-binding protein 1-like isoform X1, whose protein sequence is MADAYWRYSDGRQQPAALTPHVVKRPRSDYEIPSRHDLSGYYAREDDRGGLRVIRDTDSINASYDRYLRSTQMPSYGGDSGRSMSSGLGGHHHVDDPRVMAVGGSEPAASTKIRSIGVEAVQPEISLPPDASSTLFVEGLPANCTRREVCHIFRPFVGYKEVRLVTKESRHPGGDPLVLCFVDFQSPAHAATAMDALQGYKFDEHDRDSAHLRIQFARHHGARSGGGHRGKR
- the LOC105166763 gene encoding RNA-binding protein 1-like isoform X2, giving the protein MADAYWRYSDGRQQPAALTPHVVKRPRSDYEIPSRHDLSGYYAREDDRGGLRVIRDTDSINASYDRYLRSTQMPSYGGDSGRSMSSGLGGHHHVDDPRVMAVGGSEPAASTKIRSIGVEAVQPEISLPPDASSTLFVEGLPANCTRREVCHIFRPFVGYKEVRLVTKESRHPGGDPLVLCFVDFQSPAHAATAMDALQEFVKRVILCF